A section of the Harmonia axyridis chromosome 2, icHarAxyr1.1, whole genome shotgun sequence genome encodes:
- the LOC123673540 gene encoding cytochrome c oxidase assembly protein COX11, mitochondrial has translation MYFLSRKYLTKIFKSIQNEFKKSGSNIHMSSKLCKQVSPEELKNKRIRSTLYYMAATGIVTVGMSYAAVPLYRMFCQAYSYGGTVSLGHDDTKVETMNPVRQRPIRIKFNADISTSMKWNFKPQQKEITVHPGETALAFYTAKNPSSKPVIGISTYNVIPFEAGQYFNKIQCFCFEEQQLNPNEQVDMPVFFYIDPEFIEDPYMKNVDEIILSYTFFEAKHGMNLPVPSYAK, from the exons atgtatttcCTAAGTCGAAAATATTTGACCAAGATTTTTAAGTCAATACAGAATGAATTTAAGAAATCAGGAAGCAACATTCACATGAGCTCTAAACTTTGTAAACAAGTATCTccagaagaattgaaaaataaaagaatacgCTCAACCTTGTATTATATGGCTGCTACGGGAATAGTTACTGTTGGTATGAGCTATGCAGCAGTCCCCTTGTACCGAATGTTTTGTCAAGCATACAGTTATGGAGGCACCGTTTCTTTAGGCCACGATGACACCAAAGTTGAAACAATGAATCCTGTTAGACAGAGGCCAATTAGAATTAAATTTAATGCTGATATTTCCACCAGTATGAAATGGAATTTCAAACCACAGCAGAAAGAAATAACT gtTCATCCAGGAGAAACAGCTTTAGCATTTTACACAGCCAAAAACCCTAGTTCTAAACCTGTTATAGGTATAAGTACTTATAATGTAATTCCTTTTGAGGCTggacaatatttcaataaaatacaatGTTTTTGTTTTGAAGAACAACAACTTAACCCTAATGAACAA GTTGATAtgccagtttttttttatattgatccaGAATTTATTGAAGATCCTTACAtgaaaaatgttgatgaaaTTATTTTGTCTTACACCTTTTTTGAAGCAAAACATGGAATGAACTTACCTGTTCCATCTTATGccaaatga